GCCGAATTGAGTGAGGTTTCAATTTTAGTAATTGTATTGTGCAAATTGATTTCTGAAAATGTAGAATTTATATTAATTCCCGTATCTGTTTCAAATCTTTCGTCAAATATTAGAAATTTAAACAGTTCTAATTAGGGGAAGCTTACATAAGTATTATAAGTGCAATATTAATGCGTATGCAGAATTATTTATTAGACATTACGAAAGATTTTATTCTATGTGTTTTCGCAAAAATATACAGCTAGCTGATGCAAAAAATATAATAATTGAGAGTTATCTTTCACTACACGAAAAATTTAATGTTTCTAAAAAGAAAAAGAACGAAATAAGAGATATTATAGGATATACAACAAGGGTAGTCCAAAATGAAATAAATTATTTTTTTAGGATAAAAAATTCCAATCTTCAACTTACCAATTCTTTTGAGTTTTTTGAGATAGTGAACGGAACTGATAACAGGTTAACAAAAGAAGAAAGAAATTTATTTTTACAGAAAGTTAAATAAGTTTTAGGGGAATTGGATTCTATATGAGTATCTAAAGATAAATAGGGATTAAAAGAATTGTTCACCTCAAGTTTTGTAAAAAAACACCTCCTTATTAATCAAAATTGCTTTTTCATAGAGTGCCATCATATCTTAAGTGTCTAAATCTTTTTGCAAGTGTAATGTGTTTTATTTTAAAAAAAATGTTGTACATATATTGTACAGGAAATAAAAAAGAGATTACATTTTCAATGTAATCTCCTGATAATCAAGTATCGGTAGCTGGACTCGAACCATCGACCTTCGGGTTATGAACCCGAAATGAATTACCTTAAAAAACATTAAAATAACTGATTATCAATATTTCAAAAATTTACAACTATCAGATAAAACCGTTTAAAACCATATAAAAACACAAAATGTTTAACCATTGTTTAACCAATTTTTATGATTTTTTTGTACCTTTATCTTTCAAAAAACTCAGTATTTATAGCTTCGGTAAAGGTAGTACTTCGAAAGGAAAAACAAAAAAAAGATGGCAGGCTGTACTACACAATGCATAAAAATGAAAGGCTCTAGTGTCAAGTCAATCATTTAATGTCGGATAAAGTTTTTTTAGTTTGATTCTAGAATCTTTGGTTGTAAACTGCTAATTTATTTTTGCCTTTTTTTGATTTCTATACTTTACCCAAGCATTGACTTCTGTTTTGACCGTTTCAATATTGTCTATTCTTCTATTTAAACATTGTCCACCTAGTACGTTGAGTTCTATTTCCGCCATATTGAGCCAACTACCGTGTTTAGGTGTATATACAAACTCAAACCTATCCCATAACTTTTTTGCTTGTTCTGGGTTTAAAACGTTCATATAAGGAAGATGGCTTGTGTGTATTTAAATTATCCATAACGAGTGTTATTTTATTCGCATTAGAATAACTTTGAGCGATATCATTCAAAAAATCAGCCCAATCTAATTTTGTTTTTCGTTCTGTGACTTTGACTATTCGTTTTCCTGAAAGCGGTTCATTAGCCATAAAGATATTACAAACTCCATTACGTTTATATTCATAGTCAACAACCTTACTGCCATCTTTCAACCTTATTGGATGTTTGATCTCTCCAATGAGTTGTTTGAGTGATTCATCCATGCAAACTACCGGATTCCCTGAACAATAAGGGCGTTTATAAACATCTAACACATTTTCCATATTGGCAGCAAAATCAGCATTTTGATTTGGAGGAATCACCCAACCCTTAACTTTCCAGGGTTTCAACTCGTTTTTTTAAAACTCGACGAACCGTTTCATAAGACAGACTCTCTACATAATTTAATTCCACCATTTTGTCTGCTAGAAGTCGAAGAGACCACTTTGCCATCCCTTTGGGGGGTTCACTACAGGCTATCGATATAAGCTTTGCTTCTTTGCCTCCATCAATCTTCCTTTCATAAACACGAGTAGTCGATTTACGTTGCAAACAAGATTCAAAGCCTTCCTCTACAAAACGTCTCTTTACTCTGTCAATAGTTCGCATCGATATTTGTAGAACTTTTGATACTTCTTCATTGGTGACTAATCCCTCTGAATGAACTCCCTCATCTTTGTTTAAAAGAATATAAGCACTGCGATAAGTTTGACTACTATGCTTCCCCTTTGAAATGATTTGAGATAACTCTTCTCGCTCTTGCTTGGTTAAGGTTATTGTATATTTTTTTGCCATGGTTTCTTTCAAAGATACTAAAAATATACGACTTTTTATTCATGACTTGACACTAGTTAATAACAGCTATTATTTGTATATTTAATACATGAGTTTACAAGAAATAAAGCGAGGAATTTCCATGCTTTCCCAATCTGAAAGGCAGGAATTGTTAAAAGAATTGTCAACATCACCAAAAGATTCAGTTCCAACGGTAAGAAGCCAAGAATCTAGGCGTTTTTTATTAGACAATAAGTTAGGTTGTTGCGCCCATTGCTGGCATCCAAAGTATGTAAAATTTGGTATTGACAAAGGCTCTCAGCGCTATAAGTGTAAATCCTGCAAACGCAGTTTTACAGAATACACAGGTACTTGGATGGCAGGTTTGCAACATAAGGACAAGATTGATGACTACCTTGAATTAATGCTAGAAGAAAAGAGCTTAGATAAGATAAAAGTAGCCTTATCGATAAACAAGAAAACGGCTTTTGACTGGCCTCATAAGATATTAGTCCCATTATCAGAAAACGATAAAGATGATTTTACAGGCATTACAGAAAGTGATGAGACCTTCTTTTTAAATTCAGAAAAAGGGCGACCAGTAAATCATCGGGAATCAAGAAAACGTGGTGGTAGCTCTAAAACCAAAGGCATCAGTAATGATCAAGTAGCTGTTATTGTAACC
This window of the Flavobacteriaceae bacterium genome carries:
- a CDS encoding IS1595 family transposase, with the protein product MSLQEIKRGISMLSQSERQELLKELSTSPKDSVPTVRSQESRRFLLDNKLGCCAHCWHPKYVKFGIDKGSQRYKCKSCKRSFTEYTGTWMAGLQHKDKIDDYLELMLEEKSLDKIKVALSINKKTAFDWPHKILVPLSENDKDDFTGITESDETFFLNSEKGRPVNHRESRKRGGSSKTKGISNDQVAVIVTQDRTSNPDITVATMGRLKKIDIVNAIGSRIKASKAILCRDTHLSYKGFAIDNKIEHHTLKGVIKQRVKNKVYHIQHVNSTHNRVKKWIDNKFWGVSTKYLQQYLNWYRIKEKLKYRNDKLNAFVNKVSEHINAYQKYQNIGLKYQKLISTQF